TTGTCCACTACTGGCCGAGAATGGACCCGGCAGGTGACGATGCTGCCGTCCTTGCATTTCAAACGATTGTTGAAGACATACCAGGAACCAGTGGAGAAAATATTTCCAACCAGGGGATCCCGTTCAGAGCGATCGGGAAACAGCACATCCTGAATGCTGGAACGATTGATCGTCTCCATCAACTCCTCGGCTGAATCGTATTTCAGAATGGCGGCCAGGGCGGGGTTGACTCTGGTCAATTTGCCCTCTTTTGTCGAGTGAGTGATGCCGAAGGGGGCATTCTCGACGATGGAGCGATACTTGAGCTCTGACGCGCGGAGATCCTCCTCGGCCTTTTTCCGCTCGGTAATATCCCTGGAGAAAGAGCAACTGTAAACCGTTCCCTCGTATTCCAGATAGTTGACGGTGACCTCCACGGGGAAAATCGTTCCGTCCTTGCGGCGATGAATCGAATCAAAGGTGCGGCTGCCGGAATCGATCAGCTTTTGGCGGTGTTCCCGCCACCAATCCGGGGTCAGATTGGGATCGATATCGAAAAAAGTCATGCAGCACAGTTCCTCCTGGGTGTACCCGAGGCTATTGGCTCCGTATTCGTTAACGTAAAGGATTCTGCCGTCTCTGCTTCCGCGAAAGATTCCCAACGAGGCCCGGTCTATGATGAAACGGCTGAGCTTCAGATCTTCTTCTGCCCGTTTCCGTTCGGTAATGTCGGTCACCATGGCAAAACTGCCGGCAAATTCGCCCTGAGCGTCGAGCAGAGGGCTTGCACAGACCAGGGCATCCAGCCTGGCCCCATCGGACCGGACGAACCGGAAGTCGTGGGTTTCGCGGATGCCGTTCTCCCGCCGCGCCATGAACTCCACTATGGCCTCACGCCCCTCTTCATCCAGGAAGTCCATGAGATGCCTATCCAGCATCCCACCTGGATCGCAACCGAGCATCTGTTCCATCCGCTGATTGACATAGGTGGTCTTCCACTCCCGGTCCACCTGCCAGATGCCTTCTTCAGCCGTCTCGACGATTTTTCGGAACCGTTCTTCGCTCTCCCTGAATGCCTTCTCCAACGGGCTTTGCCCGCAATGCCAGCGGTCGGTCATGTCGACTGACCCGATGCAACGGTCCATCCCGGCTATACTCTTTTCGCTAACCGAATAGCCGTTTTCCCGCAGGAGCTTTTTCAGACCTTCCAGGTCCTTCTCCCCACAGTCGATAGCCAGAAACCTTTGCGTTT
This portion of the Syntrophotaleaceae bacterium genome encodes:
- a CDS encoding PAS domain S-box protein, whose product is MEKTQRFLAIDCGEKDLEGLKKLLRENGYSVSEKSIAGMDRCIGSVDMTDRWHCGQSPLEKAFRESEERFRKIVETAEEGIWQVDREWKTTYVNQRMEQMLGCDPGGMLDRHLMDFLDEEGREAIVEFMARRENGIRETHDFRFVRSDGARLDALVCASPLLDAQGEFAGSFAMVTDITERKRAEEDLKLSRFIIDRASLGIFRGSRDGRILYVNEYGANSLGYTQEELCCMTFFDIDPNLTPDWWREHRQKLIDSGSRTFDSIHRRKDGTIFPVEVTVNYLEYEGTVYSCSFSRDITERKKAEEDLRASELKYRSIVENAPFGITHSTKEGKLTRVNPALAAILKYDSAEELMETINRSSIQDVLFPDRSERDPLVGNIFSTGSWYVFNNRLKCKDGSIVTCRVHSRPVVDKTGQANEFESYQENITDQLKAEQALRESEEKFRVLAETSPVAICLYQLDRIIYANPAMERLFGYSVDEFYRMTIWDWAHEDFRELIRMRKVSRLKGEAVPDQYEARYMTKTGIERYVLISAGVIEYQGRPTVVASFLDISERKRSEQLLQASLREKDVLLREIHHRVKNNLQVVSSLLFLQAQKIRDPELAGYFTESQNRISSMALAHEQLYQSKNLAEVRLPDYIESLVEEIEKVFRPKTEVRCMVDIEDIELDIEQVVPCGLLITELLTNALRHAFPGSMAGTVRVEMKRENDFLILAVTDDGVGLPPDFDVSSCGTFGFQLIMALTKQLDGALHVERDKGTRFRVTFRLRNRQ